A single Loxodonta africana isolate mLoxAfr1 chromosome 24, mLoxAfr1.hap2, whole genome shotgun sequence DNA region contains:
- the CPXM1 gene encoding probable carboxypeptidase X1 has protein sequence MWGLLFALAACAPTVGLGLGAPSASVLDLSPPATTESSVSTPAPRSSPAQPPEEKKNGTTGQRVRIRIVKKTRVVTKVKKKITHPRPPVTTTPAMTLNLPKEQTPDCPPLGLESLRVSDGQLEASSSQSSGLGPHRGRLNIQSGLEDGDLYDGAWCAEQQDTEPWFQVDAGYPTRFSGVITQGRNSIWRYDWVTSYKVQFSNDSRSWWASRNHSSGMEAVFPANSDLETPVLNLLPEPQVARYIRLLPQTWLQGGASCLRAEILACPVSDPNGLFPEAPAPASSDPLDFRHHDYKGMRKLMKQVNEQCPNITRIYSIGKSHQGLKLYVMEMSDNPGEHELGEPEVRYVAGMHGNEALGRELLLLLMQYLCHEFRRGNPRVTRLLTEMRLHLLPSMNPDGYEIAYRRGSELVGWVEGRWNYQGIDLNHNFADLNTPLWEAEDNRLVPHTIPNHHLPLPTYYTLPNATVAPETWAVIEWMKRIPFVLSANLHGGELVVSYPFDMTRTPWAARELTPTPDDAMFRWLSTVYAGSNRAMQDTDRRVCHNQDFSLNGNIINGADWHTVPGSMNDFSYLHTNCFEITVELSCDKFPHESELPQEWENNKDALLTYLEQVRMGIAGVVSDKDTELGIADAVIAVDGINHDVTTGWRGDYWRLLTPGDYVVTASAEGYHSMTRSCRVTFEEGPFPCNFYLTKTPKQRLRELLAAGAKVPPDLRRRLEQLRKLKD, from the exons ATGTGGGGTCTTCTGTTCGCCCTGGCGGCGTGCGCGCCTACAGTCGGCTTGGGTCTGGGGGCGCCCAGCGCCTCGGTCCTGGACCTTTCGCCGCCCGCCACCACTGAGTCCTCGGTCTCGACCCCGGCCCCGCGAAGCAGCCCGGCACAGCCACCCGAGGAGAAAAAGAACG GGACCACAGGACAGCGTGTCCGGATTCGCATCGTCAAGAAGACAAGGGTTGTCACGAAAGTGAAAAAGAAGATAACTCACCCCAGACCCCCGGTGACCACCACCCCTGCAATGACTCTTAACCTCCCTAAGGAGCAAACACCAG ACTGTCCCCCTTTGGGCTTGGAGTCCCTGCGAGTTTCAGATGGCCAGCTTGAGGCGTCCAGCAGCCAGTCCTCTGGTCTTGGACCACACCGAGGACGACTCAACATCCAG TCAGGCCTGGAGGATGGTGATCTATATGATGGGGCCTGGTGTGCTGAGCAGCAGGATACTGAGCCGTGGTTTCAGGTGGATGCTGGGTACCCTACTCGCTTCTCAGGCGTTATCACACAGGGCAGGAACTCCATCTGGAG GTATGACTGGGTCACGTCATATAAGGTCCAGTTCAGCAATGACAGTCGGAGCTGGTGGGCAAGCAGGAACCACAGCAGTGGGATGGAGGCG GTATTTCCAGCCAATTCGGACCTGGAAACCCCAGTGCTGAACCTCCTGCCAGAGCCCCAGGTGGCCCGCTACATTCGCCTGCTGCCCCAAACCTGGCTCCAGGGAGGCGCGTCCTGCCTCCGGGCAGAGATCCTGGCCTGCCCGGTCTCAG ATCCTAATGGCCTGTTCCCTGAGGCCCCTGCACCGGCATCCTCTGATCCCCTGGATTTTCGGCATCATGATTATAAGGGCATGAGGAAG CTGATGAAACAGGTGAACGAGCAGTGCCCCAACATCACCCGCATCTACAGCATCGGGAAGAGCCACCAGGGCCTGAAGCTATATGTGATGGAAATGTCGGACAATCCTGGGGAGCATGAGCTGG GAGAGCCCGAGGTGCGCTACGTGGCCGGCATGCACGGGAACGAGGCCCTGGGGCGGGAGTTGCTTCTGCTGCTAATGCAGTACTTGTGCCATGAGTTCCGGCGAGGGAACCCACGGGTGACCCGGCTGCTCACGGAGATGCGCCTTCACCTGCTGCCCTCCATGAACCCTGATGGCTATGAGATCGCCTACCGCCGG GGCTCAGAGCTGGTGGGCTGGGTAGAGGGCCGCTGGAACTACCAAGGCATTGACCTTAACCACAATTTTGctgacctcaacacaccactgtgGGAAGCAGAGGATAATAGGTTGGTGCCCCACACCATCCCCAACCATCACCTGCCACTGCCTACTTACTACACCCTGCCCAATGCCACT GTTGCCCCTGAAACATGGGCAGTGATTGAGTGGATGAAGCGGATACCCTTTGTGCTGAGTGCCAACCTCCACGGGGGTGAGCTCGTGGTGTCCTACCCATTTGATATGACTCGGACCCCATGGGCTGCCCGCGAACTCACACCCACTCCCGATGATGCTATGTTTCGCTGGCTCAGCACCGTCTACGCTGGCAGTAATCGGGCCATGCAGGACACGGACCGTCGCGTCTGCCACAACCAAGACTTCTCCTTGAACGGCAACATCATCAATGGGGCTGACTGGCACACTGTCCCTGGGA GTATGAATGACTTCAGCTACCTACACACCAACTGCTTTGAGATCACTGTAGAACTGTCCTGTGACAAGTTCCCTCATGAGAGTGAGCTGCCCCAGGAATGGGAGAACAATAAAGATGCCCTCCTCACCTACCTGGAACAG GTGCGCATGGGCATTGCGGGAGTTGTGTCGGACAAGGACACGGAACTTGGAATTGCTGACGCTGTCATTGCTGTGGATGGGATTAACCATGATGTAACAACGG GGTGGCGAGGGGATTACTGGAGGCTGCTGACTCCAGGGGACTATGTGGTGACTGCCAGTGCCGAGGGCTACCATTCAATGACAAGGAGCTGTCGGGTCACTTTTGAAGAGGGCCCTTTCCCCTGCAATTTCTACCTCACCAAGACACCCAAACAGAGACTGCGAGAGCTGCTGGCAGCAGGGGCCAAGGTGCCCCCAGACCTTCGGAGGCGGCTGGAGCAGCTGAGGAAGCTGAAGGATTAG